The Aspergillus nidulans FGSC A4 chromosome VIII genome contains the following window.
TCAATTACCCGCCGAGAGCACGACATGCAACTCGGTCGGAGATACAGACCCTACAGCGAGGAGGAACGTCTCTTCGCTAGCCCTGATTACAAGGGATGGAAGCCCAATGGCATATATGGGGACACCTCTGTCCGCAAGAATCGGTACatgttcagctttggcgAGAGCGTTCATATGAACCCCCAGTCCAAAGAATCGCAGGAAGAAATAGCTCGTTGGGACAGAACCCGCGAAGAGGAGGTAGAAAGAGAGAATCAGGAGAAAATCTGCCGAGCTGCTGAGGAATTTGCCGCTGAAGAGTCAGAATCAATACATCAAAGGGCCTGGTATTTCGTCTGGAACCATCCCGAGTCGCAGGAAGAACTGCCTCGCTTCGACGGAACTCGTGAAGCAAGCGCAGAgacagaggagcaggaaaatATTCGTATATCTGCTGGGAAATTTATCTCTGATGATTCAACGGAGAATACAGATTGTCAGAAGGCCTGGCGGTCTGTCCTGAACTCGGACGAACAACCTTTTGACGTGCCAAGGCAAACATATAGCGGTAGAGCATACAATGGACTTTGGCCAGTTTGTTGTGCTGGAGTAAGGCCTAACGAGGAATCTCACGGAGTGCTCAAAACTGATCCTGTTGGCGGAGCTGGGATTGGCCTAGAAGCGGAGGTTAGAGAGAAACATGAGCATGATTGTGATACTGACGCCCAGTCTGAGACTGATGGCTATTGTAACATCGCATCTGGATTAAGTTTCGACCTTGATGCTTATCCGAACGTCGTCCCTGATACTGAAGGTAACGCCAAGTTTGGAATGCAACCAGTGAATGTGCTCAAAGCCGATCAAAACAGCGACGTCAAATCCGAGATTAACATTCTCCTAAGCAGGATTGAGTATGAGCGCCGCAatactgctgctgaagcagatattgagatctttcttcctctcgaGAAAGAGCTCCAAACTGGTTCTAGCCTCCATGATGCAACAGATGCCGATGTTAAAACCACCGTCGAGGACCACACTTCTATTCATATGGCATCGCACCAGCGCAGCATAGAGAAAGACCTGCCTGCATCCGAATATTCGGCAGTCTACGCGATGATTGGTGCCTGGCCCTGTTCAAGTGAAGACACTCGAGTTAAAGCAAACGCAATCTCTAGCGGAGACACAGAAGACGAAAGCGCTGGCTCTATTTACTATGACTTTAGTGATGCACCATCATATCATTCAAGTCATTCAGAAAACGAAGATCACCATGACCTCTTTACCGAAGAAATATCCAGCGTGGATCACAGCGATGCCTCGCCAACCCCTGTGTGGTATGACTTCGCCGAGTTCGACGAAGCGAACGTCTACCCCCACTTAGCTTCTTTCATCCCATACTTTGCCTCGAAATTAGCTGACGAGAATGGCCGTTATAGCAGAGAGGATTTCTACGGTGAACTGAAAGGCATGATTATGGAGACATATTGCGGTTGGCTTGAGACTGTGCGTATGACCATTCCAGGTGCGGCAAGCTCAGCGAATACTCTTGACCCAATTGGGTGCCGCCATTTAGGCTACTGGAAGAAAGACTTGGGACACGAGGAGTGCGAGGGGTGCGATTTGTGGAGGCCGATATATACCCTTGTCTGCCCCGGTTGCGGCGTTAAGAGGTGCGTAAGGTGCAAATTCAATGAAGCTGAATAATCCGACACTATAAGTTAACCTGCACTGTAACATGAGAGGCTTAAGAAGGTGCAAGAGGGGCTGAATAGTATACTAAATTATACTATTCCATTAGTGGCTTCCATGACTTCTTGTTAAATTGTTCGTCTGGACATATATCATTGTTGATCCTGCTTAACCATGTACACTACCAGGCTTGTCTGTTGGCCTAAGCATGGGCCAAAAGGCGAGTGTGACAATTGAGTAAGGCAACCAAATCGAATATCCAAGTGAGACAGAGTAATAGATATCCACCAAAAAAGATGATGATTATATTTTGTCCCCGTGCGCTAGCCAACAAGTGGTATTCAGCGCGAAGCTACTCCTATCGTCCATTACTACCCAGCTCAGCTCACCCAAGACAATGAAACCAGAAGC
Protein-coding sequences here:
- a CDS encoding DnaJ domain protein (transcript_id=CADANIAT00002473) — encoded protein: MASSSRLRMMNCYDILEIPPDASLKDINSAYKRLALKHHPDKTKGDDAAIKFQKITEAVEILRNSITRREHDMQLGRRYRPYSEEERLFASPDYKGWKPNGIYGDTSVRKNRYMFSFGESVHMNPQSKESQEEIARWDRTREEEVERENQEKICRAAEEFAAEESESIHQRAWYFVWNHPESQEELPRFDGTREASAETEEQENIRISAGKFISDDSTENTDCQKAWRSVLNSDEQPFDVPRQTYSGRAYNGLWPVCCAGVRPNEESHGVLKTDPVGGAGIGLEAEVREKHEHDCDTDAQSETDGYCNIASGLSFDLDAYPNVVPDTEGNAKFGMQPVNVLKADQNSDVKSEINILLSRIEYERRNTAAEADIEIFLPLEKELQTGSSLHDATDADVKTTVEDHTSIHMASHQRSIEKDLPASEYSAVYAMIGAWPCSSEDTRVKANAISSGDTEDESAGSIYYDFSDAPSYHSSHSENEDHHDLFTEEISSVDHSDASPTPVWYDFAEFDEANVYPHLASFIPYFASKLADENGRYSREDFYGELKGMIMETYCGWLETVRMTIPGAASSANTLDPIGCRHLGYWKKDLGHEECEGCDLWRPIYTLVCPGCGVKSGFHDFLLNCLSVGLSMGQKASVTIE